The following are encoded together in the Microbacterium hatanonis genome:
- the glmU gene encoding bifunctional UDP-N-acetylglucosamine diphosphorylase/glucosamine-1-phosphate N-acetyltransferase GlmU encodes MNETSELAIVILAAGQGTRMRSTLPKVLHAVGGRPLVGHVLDTAGALNPTRVIVVVRHERDLVADTVLGLAPGVVIVDQDEIPGTGRAVQVALAELGDFDGDVLVLSADVPLLESSTLSDLLDTHRAQHAAATLLSARLDDPTGYGRIIRGAGGGVERIVEQKDATADEASVTEINVGVYVFQAPSLRTHLELVGTANAQGERYLTDVVRLLRDSRHTVAAADAPDASTALGVNDRVQLSEAARILNARTVRHWQLEGVTILDPATTWIDVTATLAPDVTVLPNTHILRSTAVGRGALIGPDTSLVDCEVGEDATVTRTDATLAVIGAKATVGPFAYLRPNTVLGAKGKIGTFVETKNSTIGEGSKVPHLSYIGDTTIGERVNLGAGAITANYDDVTKHRTEIGDEVHTGSHNVFVAPVRIGDGAKTGAGAVVRKDVPPGALALSVAPQRNIEGWVDKNRSGTGAAAAAARARSAQEAGDGS; translated from the coding sequence ATGAACGAAACGAGCGAACTCGCCATCGTGATCCTGGCCGCGGGCCAAGGAACGCGTATGCGATCCACCCTGCCGAAGGTGCTGCACGCGGTGGGCGGTCGTCCGCTCGTCGGGCACGTGCTCGACACCGCCGGGGCGTTGAACCCCACGCGCGTCATCGTCGTAGTGCGCCACGAGCGCGATCTCGTCGCCGACACGGTGCTCGGTCTCGCTCCCGGGGTCGTCATCGTCGACCAGGACGAGATCCCCGGGACCGGGCGCGCGGTGCAGGTCGCCCTGGCCGAACTCGGCGACTTCGACGGCGATGTGCTCGTCCTCAGCGCCGACGTGCCGCTGCTGGAGTCGTCGACGCTCTCCGACCTCCTCGACACCCACCGCGCACAGCATGCGGCGGCGACCCTGCTGAGCGCACGGCTGGACGATCCCACCGGTTACGGCCGCATCATCCGCGGAGCCGGCGGCGGCGTCGAGCGCATCGTGGAGCAGAAGGATGCGACGGCCGACGAAGCATCCGTCACCGAGATCAACGTCGGGGTCTACGTCTTCCAGGCGCCGTCGCTGCGCACCCACCTCGAGCTGGTCGGCACCGCGAACGCCCAGGGGGAGCGGTACCTGACCGACGTCGTGCGGTTGCTCCGCGACTCCCGCCACACGGTGGCCGCCGCCGACGCCCCCGACGCCTCGACCGCGCTCGGGGTGAACGACCGCGTGCAGCTCTCGGAGGCGGCGCGCATCCTGAACGCGCGCACGGTGCGGCACTGGCAGCTCGAAGGCGTCACGATCCTCGACCCCGCGACGACCTGGATCGATGTCACCGCCACGCTCGCGCCCGACGTCACCGTGCTGCCGAACACCCACATCCTCCGTTCCACCGCCGTGGGTCGGGGCGCGCTGATCGGTCCCGACACGAGCCTCGTGGACTGCGAGGTGGGGGAGGATGCGACGGTCACCCGCACCGACGCCACGCTCGCCGTGATCGGCGCGAAGGCGACCGTGGGGCCGTTCGCCTACCTCCGCCCCAACACGGTGCTCGGGGCCAAGGGCAAGATCGGCACGTTCGTCGAGACGAAGAACTCCACGATCGGCGAGGGCAGCAAGGTGCCGCACCTGTCGTACATCGGCGACACCACCATCGGCGAGCGGGTCAACCTCGGAGCCGGGGCGATCACCGCGAACTACGACGACGTCACCAAGCACCGCACCGAGATCGGCGACGAGGTGCACACCGGCTCGCACAACGTCTTCGTCGCGCCCGTTAGGATCGGAGACGGCGCGAAGACCGGCGCGGGAGCCGTCGTCCGCAAGGACGTTCCTCCCGGCGCCCTGGCACTCAGCGTGGCCCCCCAGCGCAACATCGAGGGGTGGGTCGACAAGAACCGATCGGGCACCGGAGCGGCAGCCGCCGCGGCACGCGCCCGGTCTGCACAGGAAGCCGGCGATGGCTCGTAA
- a CDS encoding MarR family winged helix-turn-helix transcriptional regulator, whose translation MTQHSDEVDRIVDAWVRQRPDLDFSPLEVLSRVDRLSRHLDRARKEAFRRSDLESWEWDVLSALRRAGEPFQLSPKQLLQQTLVSSGTMTNRIDRLVGRRLVRRESDPGDGRSILVTLTADGRTRVDAAITRLVDAEAVLLGALSRGDRDRLAGLLRKLSLGFDS comes from the coding sequence ATGACCCAGCACAGCGACGAGGTGGACCGCATCGTCGACGCCTGGGTGCGTCAGCGCCCCGACCTCGACTTCTCGCCACTCGAGGTCCTCTCCCGGGTGGACCGGCTCTCGCGCCACCTCGACCGCGCCCGCAAAGAGGCGTTCCGCCGCAGCGACCTCGAGTCGTGGGAGTGGGACGTGCTGTCGGCGCTGCGCCGGGCCGGCGAACCGTTCCAGCTGAGCCCCAAGCAGCTGCTGCAGCAGACGCTCGTCTCCAGCGGCACCATGACGAACCGCATCGACCGCCTGGTGGGGCGGCGGCTCGTGCGGCGGGAGTCGGATCCCGGCGACGGACGCAGCATCCTCGTCACCCTCACCGCCGACGGGCGTACGCGCGTGGACGCGGCGATCACCCGCCTCGTCGACGCCGAGGCGGTGCTGCTCGGCGCGCTCTCCCGTGGCGACCGAGACCGGCTCGCGGGACTGCTGCGAAAGCTCAGCCTCGGCTTCGACTCCTGA
- a CDS encoding ABC-F family ATP-binding cassette domain-containing protein: protein MAHLLGAESLHLEYPTKVVFDSVTLGVSEGDRIGIVGRNGDGKSSLLGMLAGLRQPDSGRVTVRSGVTVGVLHQADELDDDDTVSNAVVDGRAEHEWAGDARTRDVIAGLLSDVPWEASIGTLSGGQRRRVALARLLSGDWDILFLDEPTNHLDVEAITWLAAHVKRRWAANSGALLVVTHDRWFLDEVSTVTWEVHDRIVDAFEGGYAAYILQRVERDRQSATIEARRQNLAKKELAWLRRGAPARSTKPKFRIDAANELIADVPEIRDRIALQSLATSRLGKDVVDLIDVAVSYPATGSGQARQVFDDVTWLIAPGERTGILGVNGAGKSTLLGLVDGSIQPTEGRVKRGKTVHVATLTQRLDELEQHLNDPVRVVISRLRTSYTFGTGSKAQELSPGQLLEQLGFSSAQLSTPVKDLSGGQKRRLQLLLILLDQPNVLILDEPTNDLDTDMLAAMEDLLDSWPGTLLVVSHDRYFLERVTDQQYAILGGKLRHLPGGVDEYLRLRAKGEGAAPTSGGGNTATSTSALSGGDLRAAQKEVSAIERKIVKLDGQVSSARTALVEWDPSDYEGLGAEMKRITALEAERDELEGRWMELSEALG, encoded by the coding sequence ATGGCGCATCTTCTCGGGGCCGAGTCCCTGCATCTCGAATACCCGACCAAAGTCGTCTTCGACTCCGTGACCCTGGGGGTGTCGGAGGGCGACCGCATCGGCATCGTCGGCCGCAACGGCGACGGCAAGTCCAGCCTTCTGGGAATGCTGGCGGGCCTGCGTCAGCCCGACTCCGGACGCGTCACGGTCCGCAGCGGCGTCACGGTGGGCGTGCTGCACCAGGCCGATGAGCTCGACGATGACGACACCGTCTCGAACGCGGTCGTCGACGGACGCGCAGAGCACGAGTGGGCGGGCGACGCGCGCACGCGCGACGTGATCGCCGGCCTCCTCTCCGACGTCCCCTGGGAGGCGAGCATCGGAACGCTCTCGGGCGGTCAGCGCCGCCGAGTCGCGCTCGCGCGGCTGCTCTCGGGCGACTGGGACATCCTCTTCCTCGACGAGCCGACGAACCACCTCGACGTCGAGGCGATCACCTGGCTCGCCGCACACGTGAAGCGCCGGTGGGCGGCGAATTCGGGAGCCCTTCTGGTCGTGACGCACGACCGGTGGTTCCTCGACGAGGTGAGCACCGTGACGTGGGAGGTGCACGACCGCATCGTCGATGCCTTCGAGGGCGGATACGCGGCCTACATCCTGCAGCGCGTGGAACGCGATCGGCAGTCGGCGACGATCGAGGCGCGTCGTCAGAACCTCGCCAAGAAAGAACTCGCGTGGCTGCGCCGCGGCGCGCCCGCGCGCTCGACCAAGCCCAAGTTCCGCATCGACGCGGCGAACGAACTCATCGCGGATGTGCCCGAGATCCGTGATCGCATCGCGCTGCAGTCGCTGGCGACGTCACGACTGGGCAAAGACGTCGTCGACCTGATCGACGTGGCCGTGAGCTACCCCGCGACGGGCTCAGGGCAGGCGCGCCAGGTCTTCGACGACGTCACGTGGCTGATCGCCCCGGGGGAGCGCACCGGCATCCTGGGCGTCAACGGCGCCGGCAAGTCGACTCTCCTCGGCCTCGTGGACGGATCGATCCAGCCCACCGAAGGCCGCGTCAAGCGCGGCAAGACCGTGCATGTCGCGACGCTGACGCAGCGCCTCGACGAGCTCGAGCAGCACCTCAACGACCCCGTGCGCGTGGTGATCTCCCGGCTGCGCACGTCGTACACGTTCGGCACCGGCTCGAAAGCGCAGGAGCTCTCACCCGGACAGCTGCTCGAGCAGCTCGGTTTCTCCAGCGCGCAGCTCTCCACCCCGGTGAAGGACCTCTCGGGCGGGCAGAAGCGGCGCCTGCAGCTGCTGCTGATCCTGCTCGATCAGCCGAACGTGCTGATCCTCGACGAGCCCACGAACGACCTCGACACCGACATGCTCGCGGCGATGGAGGATCTCCTCGACTCGTGGCCGGGCACCCTGCTGGTGGTCTCGCACGATCGGTACTTCCTCGAGCGGGTCACCGACCAGCAGTACGCGATCCTCGGCGGCAAGCTCCGGCACCTCCCGGGTGGCGTCGACGAGTACCTGCGGCTGCGCGCGAAGGGAGAGGGCGCGGCTCCGACGTCAGGCGGTGGCAACACCGCGACCTCGACGTCCGCCCTGTCCGGAGGAGACCTCCGCGCGGCGCAGAAAGAGGTCTCCGCGATCGAGCGGAAGATCGTCAAGCTCGACGGCCAGGTGAGCTCGGCCCGCACCGCGCTCGTCGAGTGGGATCCGTCCGATTACGAGGGTCTCGGCGCGGAGATGAAGAGAATCACCGCGCTCGAGGCCGAACGTGACGAGCTCGAGGGGCGCTGGATGGAACTGAGCGAGGCGCTCGGCTGA
- a CDS encoding ABC transporter substrate-binding protein — protein sequence MFTARTRKGLVGTAVGAAALLALAGCSSSSPLDSGASAGDGGSDGPIVVGSQAYPSNEIIAEIYAQALEAAGFEVTTQFSIGQRDAYIPLLEDGSVNLFPEYSGNLLQYFDDATTARTSDEVYAALPDALPEGLKVLDQSAATDQDSYTVTAAFAEEYDLTTIADLANVTVPLTLGGNAELAERPYGPTGLKDTYGVDVSFTPTGDTTVEDLLAGTVNIANVYTADPRIETDDLVVLEDPEGLFLASNIVPVVSADFPADAADVINKISAALTPEGLVTLNVQNTVDQRSASDIAADWLQENGLA from the coding sequence ATGTTCACAGCACGAACTCGAAAGGGCCTCGTCGGCACAGCCGTCGGCGCGGCGGCGCTCCTCGCCCTGGCCGGCTGCTCGTCCAGCAGCCCGCTTGATTCCGGCGCGTCCGCGGGCGACGGCGGATCCGACGGTCCCATCGTCGTCGGCTCGCAGGCCTACCCCTCGAACGAGATCATCGCCGAGATCTACGCCCAGGCACTCGAGGCCGCCGGCTTCGAGGTCACGACCCAGTTCAGCATCGGCCAGCGCGACGCGTACATCCCGCTGCTCGAAGACGGCTCGGTCAACCTGTTCCCCGAGTACTCCGGCAACCTGCTGCAGTACTTCGACGACGCCACGACCGCGCGCACGTCCGACGAGGTCTACGCAGCGCTCCCCGACGCGCTGCCCGAGGGCCTGAAGGTGCTCGACCAGTCGGCGGCGACCGACCAGGACTCCTACACGGTCACGGCTGCTTTCGCCGAGGAGTACGACCTCACCACGATCGCCGATCTGGCGAACGTGACGGTTCCTCTGACGCTCGGCGGCAACGCCGAGCTGGCCGAGCGTCCCTACGGTCCCACCGGCCTGAAGGACACCTACGGCGTCGACGTCTCGTTCACGCCGACCGGTGACACCACGGTCGAGGATCTCCTCGCCGGCACCGTCAACATCGCGAACGTCTACACGGCCGACCCGCGCATCGAGACCGACGACCTCGTCGTGCTGGAAGACCCCGAGGGTCTCTTCCTCGCGTCGAACATCGTCCCCGTCGTGAGCGCCGACTTCCCCGCCGACGCGGCCGACGTCATCAACAAGATCAGCGCGGCGCTGACCCCCGAGGGTCTCGTCACGCTGAACGTGCAGAACACCGTCGACCAGCGTTCGGCGAGCGACATCGCGGCCGACTGGCTGCAGGAGAACGGCCTGGCCTGA
- a CDS encoding ABC transporter permease, whose protein sequence is MNLFIDAFAWIFSPDRLSGDLPLQLALFQQLAYTFVSVVIAALIAVPVGWAIGHTGRGREVAVAISGAARAIPSFGLLILLVLLLGVLRKPEAAVITFVILAIPSILAGAYTGLEAIDRRVIDAGRAMGMTEWQILWRIEVPLGLPLLVGGLRAGTLQVVATVAIAAYIGLGGLGQYIISGLQLRQLDVIIGGAILVAVLALVLDALFAIVQHLVVPRGIRAGAVAAGSEGRKKTSRTATGRPVSVTTADAAR, encoded by the coding sequence GTGAACCTCTTCATCGACGCCTTCGCGTGGATCTTCTCGCCCGACCGTCTGTCGGGCGACCTCCCGCTGCAGCTCGCCCTCTTCCAGCAGCTGGCCTACACCTTCGTCTCGGTCGTCATCGCCGCGCTCATCGCGGTGCCCGTCGGCTGGGCCATCGGTCACACCGGCCGCGGTCGCGAGGTCGCGGTCGCGATCTCGGGTGCGGCACGAGCCATTCCCTCGTTCGGCCTGCTGATCCTCCTCGTGCTGCTCCTCGGCGTGCTGCGCAAGCCCGAGGCTGCGGTGATCACGTTCGTCATCCTGGCCATCCCGTCGATCCTCGCGGGCGCCTACACGGGTCTCGAGGCCATCGATCGCCGGGTGATCGACGCCGGGCGTGCGATGGGGATGACCGAGTGGCAGATCCTCTGGCGCATCGAAGTGCCGCTCGGACTGCCCCTCCTGGTCGGGGGCCTCCGCGCCGGAACGCTGCAGGTGGTCGCCACCGTGGCGATCGCCGCCTACATCGGTCTGGGCGGACTCGGGCAGTACATCATCAGCGGTCTGCAGTTGCGTCAGCTCGACGTGATCATCGGCGGCGCCATCCTCGTCGCCGTACTCGCGCTGGTGCTCGATGCGCTCTTCGCCATCGTGCAGCACCTCGTCGTCCCGCGCGGCATCCGCGCCGGCGCGGTCGCGGCCGGCTCGGAGGGCCGGAAGAAGACCTCGCGCACCGCGACCGGACGTCCGGTGAGCGTCACGACGGCCGACGCCGCCCGTTAG
- a CDS encoding ABC transporter permease has product MSWVLDNLGLIGGLTLDHLRQSVIPLVIGFIISVPLGWVAWRYRLVRSGVITITGLLYTIPSLALLILLPSVLGYSIVSETNLIVALAIYAVAILVRSVADGLDSVDPGVRQASTAIGYGTFRRFWAVDFPLAGPVILAGLRVAAASTISLATVGILVGVINLGYLFTNGLQRRIIPEVLAGVVVVVLLALLVDFVLVVAGRLLMPWTRATAVRRVRRAPIGAEATA; this is encoded by the coding sequence GTGAGCTGGGTTCTCGACAACCTCGGTCTCATCGGCGGTCTCACGCTCGACCATCTGCGTCAGAGCGTCATCCCGCTGGTGATCGGGTTCATCATCTCCGTGCCGCTCGGGTGGGTGGCATGGCGCTACCGTCTCGTGCGCAGCGGTGTCATCACGATCACGGGTCTGCTCTACACGATCCCGTCGCTCGCGCTCCTGATCCTGCTGCCGTCCGTGCTCGGCTACAGCATCGTCAGCGAGACCAACCTCATCGTCGCGCTGGCGATCTACGCGGTCGCGATCCTGGTGCGCTCCGTCGCCGACGGCCTCGACTCCGTCGACCCCGGCGTGCGTCAGGCGTCGACCGCCATCGGCTACGGCACGTTCCGCCGGTTCTGGGCCGTCGACTTCCCGCTGGCAGGGCCGGTGATCCTTGCCGGTCTGCGCGTCGCCGCCGCGAGCACCATCTCGCTCGCGACGGTGGGCATCCTCGTCGGCGTCATCAACCTCGGCTATCTCTTCACGAACGGTCTGCAGCGCCGGATCATCCCGGAGGTGCTGGCCGGCGTCGTCGTGGTCGTGCTGCTCGCGCTGCTCGTCGACTTCGTCCTCGTCGTGGCCGGTCGACTGCTCATGCCGTGGACGCGGGCGACGGCGGTCCGCCGCGTGCGACGCGCTCCGATCGGGGCGGAGGCGACGGCGTGA
- a CDS encoding ABC transporter ATP-binding protein: protein MIEFTNVSKVFPDGTRAVGEFDLVLPSRQTTVFVGSSGCGKTTLLRMINRMVEPTGGTISIDGDDIARRSPVELRRSIGYVMQNSGLLPHFTVADNIATVPVLQGKSRRAARTRALELMETVGLEPGMADRYPSQLSGGQQQRVGVARGLAADPNILLMDEPFGAVDPIVRAELQEELLRLQRDIGKTIVFVTHDIDEAFLLGDQVVILEKGAKVAQLGTPTEIIQNPANDFVASFVGTKRGKRALHIEKTANGSFLVDGEGRTQGALVDGPTG from the coding sequence ATGATCGAGTTCACGAACGTCTCGAAGGTATTCCCCGATGGCACGCGTGCCGTGGGGGAGTTCGACCTCGTGCTGCCGTCCCGTCAGACCACCGTCTTCGTCGGGTCATCGGGATGCGGCAAGACCACCCTGCTGCGCATGATCAACCGCATGGTCGAGCCGACCGGGGGCACGATCTCGATCGACGGCGACGACATCGCCCGGCGCTCGCCGGTCGAGTTGCGCCGGAGCATCGGGTACGTCATGCAGAATTCGGGTCTGCTGCCGCACTTCACCGTCGCCGACAACATCGCCACGGTGCCCGTGCTGCAGGGGAAGAGTCGTCGCGCGGCCCGTACCCGAGCGCTCGAGCTGATGGAGACGGTGGGTCTCGAGCCCGGCATGGCCGACCGCTACCCGAGTCAGCTCTCCGGCGGTCAGCAGCAGCGCGTCGGAGTGGCTCGCGGTCTCGCGGCCGATCCCAACATCCTGCTCATGGACGAGCCGTTCGGGGCCGTCGATCCGATCGTGCGGGCCGAGCTCCAGGAGGAGCTGCTCCGTCTGCAGCGCGACATCGGCAAGACGATCGTCTTCGTGACGCACGACATCGACGAGGCGTTCCTGCTGGGCGACCAGGTCGTCATCCTCGAGAAGGGTGCCAAGGTCGCCCAGCTCGGAACCCCCACCGAGATCATCCAGAACCCGGCCAACGACTTCGTCGCCAGCTTCGTCGGAACAAAGCGCGGCAAGCGGGCCCTCCACATCGAGAAGACGGCGAACGGTTCGTTCCTCGTCGACGGCGAAGGACGCACGCAGGGAGCGCTCGTGGACGGACCCACCGGGTGA
- a CDS encoding DUF427 domain-containing protein → MKAVLDGVVIAEADREDLISIEGNWYFPPSSIREGALTKTPTPYTCPWKGAAQYWSIALEGAELTDGAWSYPDLLPGAVEKAGGDFAGFVAFDRKVSVQD, encoded by the coding sequence ATGAAGGCTGTGCTCGACGGTGTCGTGATCGCTGAGGCGGATCGCGAAGACCTGATCTCGATCGAAGGCAACTGGTACTTCCCGCCCTCCAGCATCCGCGAGGGCGCGCTGACGAAGACTCCCACCCCCTACACGTGCCCCTGGAAGGGCGCGGCGCAGTACTGGAGCATCGCGCTCGAGGGCGCCGAGCTCACCGACGGGGCGTGGTCGTACCCCGACCTGCTGCCCGGGGCGGTGGAGAAGGCCGGCGGAGACTTCGCGGGTTTCGTGGCTTTCGACCGGAAGGTATCGGTCCAGGACTGA
- a CDS encoding 4-(cytidine 5'-diphospho)-2-C-methyl-D-erythritol kinase, producing the protein MTLASSSERVHVRAPGKINVFLEVGDVQDDGYHDVATAYQAVSLYEDLWASDADEITAHVSGSVAIGDVPVDDRNLAVRAARLLAGATGVDRGVHLEIRKSVPVAGGMGGGSADAAAALVACDALWGTGLSTAELARLAARLGADVPFALLGGTAVGTGRGDELSPALARGRFDWVLVVSDEGMSTPVVYGELDAHRARHLVDIGPAPRQPRVDPDVLHALRQGDPGMLAAALRNDLQAPALLLRPDLGAALETGEKAGALAGIVSGSGPTLAFLAADDAAALDLQITLSAAGFSALHVHGPVSGARVV; encoded by the coding sequence GTGACACTCGCGTCGTCGTCCGAGCGCGTGCACGTGCGCGCGCCGGGAAAGATCAACGTCTTCCTCGAGGTCGGCGACGTGCAGGACGATGGGTACCACGACGTGGCCACGGCCTACCAGGCCGTCTCGCTGTACGAAGACCTCTGGGCCAGCGATGCCGACGAGATCACGGCCCACGTCTCGGGGAGCGTCGCGATCGGCGACGTGCCGGTCGACGACCGCAATCTCGCGGTCCGGGCCGCGAGACTTCTCGCCGGGGCCACCGGGGTCGATCGTGGTGTGCACCTCGAGATCCGCAAGTCGGTCCCGGTCGCCGGCGGCATGGGAGGCGGATCGGCGGATGCTGCGGCCGCCCTCGTCGCGTGCGACGCGCTCTGGGGCACCGGGCTGTCCACCGCCGAGCTCGCCCGGCTCGCCGCGCGGCTCGGGGCGGACGTGCCGTTCGCCCTCCTCGGAGGCACCGCCGTCGGGACGGGCCGCGGGGACGAGCTGAGCCCCGCACTCGCGCGCGGACGGTTCGACTGGGTTCTGGTCGTCAGCGACGAGGGGATGTCGACCCCCGTCGTCTACGGCGAGCTGGACGCCCACCGCGCGCGGCACCTCGTCGACATCGGTCCCGCGCCCAGGCAGCCGCGCGTCGACCCCGACGTGCTGCACGCGCTGCGACAGGGAGACCCGGGGATGCTCGCCGCCGCGCTCCGCAACGATCTGCAGGCTCCGGCGCTGCTCCTCCGTCCCGATCTCGGCGCGGCCCTGGAGACGGGGGAGAAGGCCGGGGCGCTGGCCGGCATCGTGTCGGGTTCGGGCCCGACCCTGGCGTTCCTCGCGGCCGACGACGCAGCCGCGCTCGATCTGCAGATCACCCTCAGTGCCGCAGGCTTCTCCGCGCTCCACGTGCACGGCCCCGTCTCCGGCGCGCGTGTCGTCTGA
- a CDS encoding aldo/keto reductase yields MSDSDRFGAEVRDLHRPYAARAERYSGVEYRQVGTSGLYLPPISLGLWWNFGDNIPFDQQRALLRHAFDRGITHFDLANNYGPPYGSAETNFGRMMREDLAPYRDELIISSKAGYDMWPGPYGNYGSRKYLIASADASLKRMGLDYVDVFYSHRVDPVTPIEETIGALDTLVRDGKALYVGISSYSAERTAVAAAVARSMGTPLVIHQPSYSIVNRWVEDGLTGVLRQEQMGAIAFTPLAQGLLTDKYLGDGRANRAQKRSSLPEAALPHRTVSALRSLNLIAKERGQTLAQMAIQWVLRDPVVASALIGASRVEQLDDNIAALHGPAFDSEELERIDAISDVVGADPWADSAKQ; encoded by the coding sequence GTGAGTGATTCCGACCGTTTCGGCGCCGAAGTTCGAGACCTGCACCGCCCGTACGCCGCCCGGGCCGAACGGTACTCGGGAGTCGAGTACCGCCAGGTCGGAACCAGCGGCCTGTACCTGCCCCCCATCTCCCTCGGGCTGTGGTGGAACTTCGGCGACAACATCCCGTTCGACCAGCAGCGCGCGCTTCTGCGTCACGCGTTCGACCGGGGCATCACGCACTTCGACCTCGCCAACAACTACGGACCGCCATACGGCTCGGCAGAGACGAACTTCGGCCGCATGATGCGCGAAGACCTCGCGCCCTACCGTGACGAGCTGATCATCTCGTCCAAGGCGGGGTACGACATGTGGCCCGGGCCGTACGGGAACTACGGCTCGCGCAAGTACCTGATCGCCAGCGCCGACGCCTCGCTGAAGCGTATGGGGCTCGACTACGTCGACGTGTTCTACTCTCACCGGGTCGACCCGGTCACCCCGATCGAGGAGACCATCGGGGCGCTCGACACCCTCGTACGCGACGGGAAGGCCCTGTACGTCGGCATCTCGTCCTACAGCGCCGAGCGTACGGCCGTGGCCGCCGCCGTCGCACGTTCGATGGGTACGCCCCTCGTGATCCACCAGCCGTCGTACTCCATCGTGAACCGGTGGGTGGAGGACGGCCTGACCGGCGTCCTGCGTCAGGAGCAGATGGGCGCCATCGCGTTCACCCCGCTCGCGCAGGGACTGCTGACCGACAAGTACCTCGGCGACGGGCGGGCGAACCGCGCCCAGAAGCGGTCGTCGCTGCCGGAGGCGGCGCTTCCGCATCGCACGGTCTCGGCCCTTCGGAGCCTGAACCTCATCGCGAAGGAGCGCGGGCAGACGCTCGCCCAGATGGCGATCCAGTGGGTGCTGCGCGACCCGGTGGTCGCCTCGGCCCTCATCGGCGCCTCACGCGTCGAGCAGCTCGACGACAACATCGCCGCTCTCCACGGTCCGGCGTTCGACTCCGAGGAGCTCGAGCGCATCGACGCCATCTCCGACGTCGTCGGCGCCGATCCGTGGGCGGATTCGGCGAAGCAGTGA